A genome region from Fusarium musae strain F31 chromosome 5, whole genome shotgun sequence includes the following:
- the FAL1 gene encoding RNA helicase (EggNog:ENOG41) yields the protein MAESAGGIDRKADERMEFSTSKEVTVHPTFESMSLKENLLRGIYAYGYESPSAVQSRAIVQVCKGRDTIAQAQSGTGKTATFSISMLQVIDTAVRETQALVLSPTRELATQIQSVVMALGDYMNVQCHACIGGTNVGEDIRKLDYGQHIVSGTPGRVADMIRRRHLRTRHIKMLVLDEADELLNKGFREQIYDVYRYLPPATQVVVVSATLPYDVLDMTTKFMTDPVRILVKRDELTLEGLKQYFIAVEKEDWKFDTLCDLYDTLTITQAVIFCNTRRKVDWLTDKMREANFTVSSMHGDMPQKERDSIMQDFRQGNSRVLISTDVWARGIDVQQVSLVINYDLPSNRENYIHRIGRSGRFGRKGVAINFVTTEDVRILRDIELYYSTQIDEMPMNVADLIA from the exons ATGGCTGAAAGCGCTGGAGGAATTGACCGAAAGGCCGATGAGAGGATGGAATTTTCCACCTCCAAGGAGGTCACGGTCCATCCTACTTTCGAATCGATGTCGCTGAAGG AGAACTTGCTTCGTGGAATTTACGCTTACGGATACGAATCGCCTTCTGCTGTTCAGTCTCGAGCGATCGTTCAGGTCTGCAAGGGTCGCGACACTATTGCTCAGGCGCAGTCTGGTACCGGAAAGACAGCTACCTTTTCCATCAGTATGCTCCAGGTCATCGATACCGCGGTGCGAGAGACACAAGCCCTTGTTCTGTCACCGACACGAGAGTTGGCTACTCAGATTCAGTCCGTTGTTATGGCTCTGGGCGACTACATGAACGTGCAATGCCACGCTTGTATTGGAGGCACAAACGTTGGAGAGGATATCCGCAAGCTCGACTACGGTCAACATATTGTCTCAGGCACCCCCGGCCGTGTGGCCGACATGATTCGACGAAGGCACTTGCGCACCAGACACATCAAGATGCTGGTGCTCGATGAGGCCGACGAGCTTCTTAACAAGGGATTCCGCGAGCAGATCTACGATGTGTACCGATACCTGCCCCCTGCTACCCAAGTCGTGGTCGTCAGCGCCACCCTCCCATACGACGTTCTCGACATGACGACCAAATTCATGACCGATCCAGTTCGCATCCTCGTCAAGCGTGACGAACTGACCCTCGAAGGTCTCAAGCAGTACTTCATCGCCGTGGAGAAGGAGGACTGGAAATTCGACACGCTATGCGATCTCTACGACACCCTCACCATCACGCAAGCCGTCATCTTCTGCAACACCCGACGCAAGGTCGACTGGCTCACCGACAAGATGCGCGAGGCCAACTTTACAGTCAGCAGCATGCACGGCGACATGCCCCAAAAGGAACGGGACAGCATCATGCAGGATTTCCGACAGGGTAACAGCCGCGTTCTCATCTCGACTGATGTGTGGGCTCGTGGTATCGACGTTCAGCAGGTCAGTTTAGTTATCAACTACGACCTTCCTAGCAACCGAGAGAACTACATCCACCGCATCGGTCGAAGTGGTCGGTTTGGTCGCAAGGGTGTTGCTATCAACTTTGTTACTACCGAAGATGTGCGCATCCTGAGAGACATTGAGT TGTACTACTCTACCCAGATCGACGAGATGCCCATGAACGTTGCCGACCTCATCGCATAA
- a CDS encoding hypothetical protein (EggNog:ENOG41) — MADMVGKEQYEEARKNWLDTAKAAQQAKNEAKKKYNEARPGTTYVEWLLRQVQYHHKPMSNLRSPLQIESRIHQGLP; from the exons atggctgata TGGTTGGAAAAGAACAGTACGAAGAAGCACGGAAGAACTGGCTCGACACAGCCAAAGCAGCCCAACAAGCCAAAAACGAAGCCAAGAAAAAGTACAACGAAGCTCGCCCCGGCACAACCTACGTAGAATGGCTCTTGAGACAGGTGCAATACCATCACAAACCCATGTCGAACCTTCGCTCACCCTTGCAAATAGAGTCCCGCATTCACCAGGGCCTACCATGA
- a CDS encoding hypothetical protein (EggNog:ENOG41), with the protein MNQAERDALDLAALGHEQALSRKFSTLSMLSLAFCILGTWAVCAQSLATGIQNGGPVTCLWGLVLVTLCNVCIAMSLGEMCSSMPSALGQALWVGKLWKTSWGRFASYLTAFISVVGWWCLSASQIAFMAEFVLSMKLMFDPEWTGMNNGWVMFLVYTGINFLFTFVNYVGCRSERFLPWFNNFVAVGFVGLFIAFCLALPILVGTNSTLEYQSPKFVFGTWINETGWADGVVWFLGLVQSAYALTAYDSVLHMVEEIPAPRRNAPRTMVLAIIMGAISGFIFLVACLFCIQDLATTLDAPSGFPFIEVVQNVVGLKGGAVLIALFTFNGFGQGVSILTSASRLTWSFARDRGLPYGDYFAYVDPYWQVPARSLILQGAFINILGFLYFFSSTTLSAILSVSTIALTISYAIPIAVLMAVGRDKLPAGGEFGLGRFGPALNIISIIYTVITTVFFFFPGSPNPAIGDMNFAIVVFGVMLVIGLGFWVIKGRKCFLKIEDLSDHVLYGQGDDQQTRTEELTEKK; encoded by the coding sequence ATGAACCAGGCCGAACGCGATGCCCTCGACCTCGCAGCCCTCGGGCACGAGCAGGCACTCTCCCGAAAATTCAGCACCTTGAGCATGCTATCCCTCGCCTTCTGCATTCTCGGCACATGGGCCGTCTGCGCCCAATCCCTCGCCACAGGTATCCAGAACGGCGGGCCCGTAACTTGTCTCTGGGGTCTTGTCCTCGTCACACTCTGCAATGTGTGTATCGCCATGTCCCTTGGTGAAATGTGTTCTAGTATGCCGTCTGCTCTTGGACAGGCGTTGTGGGTGGGCAAGCTTTGGAAGACTTCGTGGGGGAGGTTTGCGAGTTACTTGACGGCTTTCATCAGTGTCGTTGGGTGGTGGTGCCTTTCTGCTTCGCAGATCGCGTTCATGGCGGAGTTTGTGCTGTCGATGAAACTCATGTTTGATCCTGAGTGGACGGGGATGAATAACGGATGGGTCATGTTTCTGGTCTATACTGGGATCAACTTCTTGTTTACCTTTGTAAACTACGTCGGCTGCCGCTCGGAAAGGTTCCTCCCCTGGTTCAACAACTTTGTCGCCGTTGGCTTCGTTggcctcttcatcgcctTCTGTCTCGCCCTTCCTATCCTCGTTGGAACGAACTCAACTCTCGAGTATCAATCACCGAAATTCGTCTTTGGAACTTGGATCAATGAAACGGGTTGGGCTGATGGCGTTGTATGGTTCCTTGGACTTGTTCAGTCTGCATATGCTCTCACGGCATACGATTCTGTTCTTCATATGGTTGAGGAAATCCCCGCGCCTCGACGGAATGCCCCGAGAACAATGGTTTTGGCTATTATTATGGGCGCAATTTcaggcttcatcttcttggttgcTTGCCTGTTCTGCATCCAAGACCTTGCTACCACTTTGGATGCACCCTCTGGATTCCCCTTTATTGAGGTCGTTCAGAATGTCGTTGGCCTCAAAGGAGGTGCAGTGTTGATCGCGCTCTTCACTTTCAACGGGTTCGGTCAGGGTGTGTCGATCCTGACTTCAGCTTCGAGACTGACATGGAGTTTTGCTCGTGATCGAGGTCTACCATATGGCGATTACTTTGCCTATGTTGACCCCTACTGGCAAGTCCCTGCACGCTCTCTGATCCTCCAAGGAGCTTTTATCAACATCCTTGGAttcttgtacttcttctCGAGCACCACCCTTTCAGCAATCTTGAGTGTCAGCACTATCGCTCTGACAATCTCATACGCCATCCCTATCGCTGTCTTGATGGCCGTTGGTCGCGATAAGTTACCCGCGGGAGGAGAGTTTGGTCTTGGAAGATTTGGACCAGCACTCAACATTATTTCCATCATCTACACCGTCATCACGACTgtattcttcttcttcccggGGTCACCAAACCCAGCCATCGGAGATATGAACTTTGCTATTGTTGTGTTTGGAGTCATGTTGGTCATTGGACTTGGGTTCTGGGTTATCAAGGGCCGAAAGTGTTTCTTGAAGATTGAAGACCTGTCTGATCATGTCCTCTACGGCCAGGGAGATGATCAACAGACGAGGACGGAGGAACTCACAGAGAAAAAATGA
- a CDS encoding hypothetical protein (EggNog:ENOG41), translating into MDMAIDKSLSFVEDWDAVSTTKVHIAAAGGGGVLDALREQPWAIDELDEHGEAPIHVAVGSNNFEGLEQLMAAKADVNRQTSLGYTPLMTAASDENDTMLQRLLGHSECRKGINQVNIQGTTALHSAVESGSLACVRLLLDAGALATKTDEYGRTPMSYLEWGNQDQQEAYDTIKLLQDYGADIESKDNLGMTPILWACQQGNFPVFGALVRAGASLGAIDSNRNGIIHMAAFSNDFDVVNYLAEQDLEEIDTQLRNLSQNDNPLGSLRPLLTQEQQQTFIKFYFKLLILDLERHMLTLRSIQEAIQDRDSEATTELLDILIKSNEASFRQELVGWYRGLKFYVLDSQWDKLSEAIYEEYEEISEKTERAAIARGKTLTDPEMEEFF; encoded by the exons ATGGACATGGCGATAGACAAAAGCTTATCTTTTGTAGAAGACTGGGACGCTGTGAGCACAACTAAAGTTCACATAGCCgctgcaggaggaggaggagtgcTGGACGCACTGCGGGAGCAACCTTGGGCCATTGACGAGCTCGACGAACATGGAGAGGCCCCAATCCACGTCGCAGTTGGCAGTAACAACTTTGAAGGACTCGAGCAACTGATGGCGGCCAAGGCTGACGTCAACCGGCAAACTTCCTTGGGCTATACCCCCCTCATGACAGCAGCCTCCGACGAGAACGACACAATGTTGCAGAGACTTTTAGGGCATAGCGAGTGCCGGAAGGGCATTAATCAAGTCAATATCCAAGGTACAACTGCGCTACACTCTGCTGTCGAATCAGGGTCCCTAGCCTGTGTCAGACTGCTACTCGATGCTGGAGCGCTTGCAACAAAGACCGATGAATATGGTAGAACTCCAATGTCCTACCTTGAGTGGGGAAATCAAGATCAGCAAGAAGCTTACGATACGATAAAACTTCTACAAGATTATGGGGCAGACATCGAATCAAAAGATAACCTTGGTATGACGCCAATCTTGTGGGCATGCCAACAAGGCAATTTTCCGGTCTTCGGGGCTCTTGTTAGGGCAGGGGCATCACTCGGTGCCATCGATTCGAACCGAAATGGAATTATACATATGGCAGCTTTTTCTAACGACTTTGATGTTGTCAATTACCTCGCAGAacaagatcttgaggaaATCGACACACAGCTTCGAAATCTCTCCCAAAATGACAATCCTTTGGGCAGCTTAAG ACCTCTTCTAACTCAAGAGCAACAACAGACCTTCATCAAATTCTATTTCAAATTACTGATACTTGACTTGGAGCGTCACATGTTAACTCTTCGGAGTATTCAAGAAGCAATACAAGACAGAGACTCAGAGGCCACAACAGAACTCCTCGATATACTGATCAAGAGTAATGAGGCCAGTTTTCGGCAAGAACTTGTTGGCTGGTATAGAGGACTGAAGTTTTATGTTTTGGATAGTCAGTGGGATAAGTTGAGCGAGGCCATATATGAGGAATACGAAGAGATTTCGGAAAAGACTGAAAGAGCGGCGATTGCGAGAGGGAAAACATTAACGGATCCTGAGATGGAGGAATTTTTCTGA